Below is a window of Gemmatimonadaceae bacterium DNA.
GTGGCGATGGTCGCTCATCTCGGCTTTGCCGGTGCCCCATGGCTGGTGAACGTCGCGCTGGCGAAGCTCGGGCTGATCGCTGCCGGTGGCCTGATGGCCGGGGGCGCCGTAAGCGTCCGCCTTGCCCGACGACATGAGCAGCGCCAATTGGAATCGCAACTGAGCAGCCGGGATGATGGGTAACAGAGTTCGCGAGCACCCGTGCCTGCATTTAGCAAACAATAGCAGCTCAATCGCGATCCTCTCGCACCAGTACCTTCTTCCCGCGTAGCTTCGTTCCTCGAAGCGCCGCGATGATCGACTTGGCTTCGCTGTCGGGAACCTCGACGATCGAGAACTTGTCCGCTATATCGATCGCACCGATGCCGTCCGGACTCACTCCGGCCTCATTGGCGATGGCGCCGACGATGTCCGCCGGGCGCATTCCGCTCGAGCGACCGAGACCGATGAAGAGCCGCGTGATGTCGCCCCCGCCGCCGGAGCGGCGGCGTGCTGCGCGCGGTTCCTTGCGTTTCCTCTTGTGCCGGATCGGCTCGACATCGCGCGCTCCCCGCCCCTCCCGTTCCCTTCTCTCTGGCGCATGCTGCGGAGCTGGGATCTCCGTTTCGCTCGTCGCTTTGCCGCGTCCCCCCGCTTCGTGCAGCAGCTTCACCGCTGCCATCGCGACGTCCACGACGTCGTGCTCCGAGCTCAGGGTCTCGACGACGACTCGGTAGTCCTCGACCTCGCCGGCCTCGATCGCTTGCTCGATGGCGGCGCGTGTGAGGTCCAGCTTGCGCGCGCGCAGGTCGACGATCGTGGGAAGCTGCTCTCGTTCGATTTTCTGCTTGGTGAGGCGCTCGATGTTCCCCAGATAGCGATGCTCGCGCGGCTCCGCAAACGTGATCGCGACGCCTGCGCGCCCTGCGCGGCCCGTGCGGCCGATGCGGTGGACATACGCGTCGGGAGAGGAGGGCACGTCGTAGTTGACCACGTGTGACACGCCTTCGATGTCCAGACCGCGCGCGGCGACGTCGGTGGCGACGAGCAGTTCGACGCTCCCCTCGCGAAAGCGCTTCATCACCCGGTCACGTTCCTGCTGCGACAGGCCGCCGTGCAGCGCGGCAGCCCTATAGCCGTGGGCCGCAAGCGACTCCGTGAGCTCGTCCACCTCGCCGCGCGTGCGGCAGAAAAC
It encodes the following:
- a CDS encoding DEAD/DEAH box helicase encodes the protein MTVSDARTIVTDGFRSLGLSPKLLDALSALGYEEPTPIQREAIPPLLEGRDLLGQAATGTGKTAAFALPLLQRIHDEERGDDESGRARALILVPTRELAMQVAEAVHKYGYAAFGTCVVPVYGGQAIQQQLRALKRGVDVVVATPGRALDHISRRTLELSDVRVVVLDEADEMLDMGFAEDLEAILEAVPKERQTALLSATIPPRIAALAERHLNNPVRVTIRAEKHAEGAVPRVRQTAYVVGRQHKLAALGRVLDMEDPSSAIVFCRTRGEVDELTESLAAHGYRAAALHGGLSQQERDRVMKRFREGSVELLVATDVAARGLDIEGVSHVVNYDVPSSPDAYVHRIGRTGRAGRAGVAITFAEPREHRYLGNIERLTKQKIEREQLPTIVDLRARKLDLTRAAIEQAIEAGEVEDYRVVVETLSSEHDVVDVAMAAVKLLHEAGGRGKATSETEIPAPQHAPERREREGRGARDVEPIRHKRKRKEPRAARRRSGGGGDITRLFIGLGRSSGMRPADIVGAIANEAGVSPDGIGAIDIADKFSIVEVPDSEAKSIIAALRGTKLRGKKVLVREDRD